The stretch of DNA tttacataatatataaatcattgtttttagataaaatactaatttattcTTTACTAATTGAGAGTTGACTATCAATTATTAACTATCGGGATCCATtataaatttacaaaaatttgACGCTATCGTCGGACTTACCGACGAAATTTTCTGACAATAGTGATCATccaagttaatttaaaaaaaaataaaaataaaaaaatcacattttcatCGAATATTCGGTAGATTTTTCCGATAATATAATAGCGCAAAGTCTCAATTTATGGCGCCAACTTTACTGTCAGAGTTTTTTCGACAATAACGTACATCAGATTTTTGTCCCTAAATAATCATATTCTACTACTAAATTTTGGTGCAAGTTTTCATTGAAATAGAAAATCTGACGATAATCAATTACCAACAAAATTTATACCgtcaaatataatttaatataaattctgACAATAATTATATTACCGTAAAATTATTTTCGTTATTCTATCGATAATCTAatgataattaatattttttgtattgtgATACTTTgataactaaataataataaaaaataataatttctcaCTGCCCTAATCTTTCGCTAATGTAAATAAAGATTGAATTTTAAGCAGCTTAAATAAAGCACATACCTTACGCTCCTTCAGTAAATCAGGAACATCTTTGTCAGCAATTTTTTGAGCAATTCTGTTTTAAAGACAGGATTAATTCCGATGCAACTCTAAAAAGAAcactaatatatataatcatctCTATTGTAGTGTTTGACAATTAGGATAAACGTAAATCACCTAAATAAAATGAATTCAAAGTAATATTATCTGAAtgttttaaatgattttttgttatatttatcttttttttagataataaaCTTAGTATGGTAAAATGATTTATCATTTACACCTAAACTAAACCGTGCTATCTTACCACAATAGATTTGTAGTGTGTAGGTTAGtatatatattgttaaattaaaaaaaatatatttttgagagTGAGAAGTCAAAGGCCccaaacaaacaagaaaaaaataggaacaaaaaacaaaacagCAAGGAATAAAACTAATTACACGCTCTATCTAATAAGTCTTGTGCAAGATtatattgaaaatttaaaacagCAAGAGTGTTAGTAAATGGCATTGGCAACACACGTAAAAGAATTACCCGTGAGAAATTACTGTCTTGCCGACACCAGCCTCACCAATTAGTAGAGGATTGTTGGATGATCTCTTGCATAGAATTTCGATGCAACTGTCAATTTCGTTAGATCTTCCTATAACTGGGTCAAGTTTTCTGGCTTTAGCCTGCTCTGTCAAATCACTCCCATATTTTCCCAAGGCTGAATCAGGCCCTATATATTACAAATACAAAGCACCGCAATGAGGCTTAGGGAAATTACtggtagattttttttttaaaaaaaaaaaacagcaataaaaaaataatatttatttcatAGAAAAaaggattttggaatttggatcaCCTCTTGGTCTAGAAGCTTGAACATTGGTTTTTCCTTTCAGAATGTTAATAAGATCTCGATGATAAATGACTCCGATTGATTCCAAATCCGGACTACCTCGTACATGAAAGCCCACAATTTGTACGTTTGCACATGTTAAATCAAATGCTTCACCTTCTTGGACTCCGtatgatttatttttgttattgttcCTCGTGAGTGTCAACGACCGAATGCGTCGTGGGGGACCTCCATTCGCTGATCCCGGTTGAGAATAGTGTCCGGACACACCGATAAGGTATTCTTTTTTTCCTAGCTTCAACTGGAGTAGGTATCGGAGACACAAATTTAGAATTTGTTAGGACTTAGTAGTTAGTACTAAATTGCAATAGAACCAAATCTGGATAATCggcaaaaattcaaaatgaagcCCTATATGCAAGGTATTTTTTTCTGGTGTCCGCCTGTATGAGGTTTGAATTTGGAGAACTCATGAGCAAGAGGCTGAGGGTAGGACACTTTGCTGAATTGTCTTTGGATACATTTTGAACACGATAATTCATTGACACACGTTTGTTATGTTCAATGGTGTcgtaattgaaaaaaatttgaatacgTTTGGATACACTTAAATATTATCACATGTCAATAGATTaaatcttattcttaacatctattcttgaaataaattttaaaataatatatattattatttattaaaataaaaaatattttaaatactttatataaataaaataagattcgacaataatttaaaaattaaattatattttaatatcaataaaatatcaaaatattattacaatttatctaaaaaatattttatatttaaaatatatacatgttaCCGTatcttataagattttaaaattcatatgTCAGTGTCTTGTACCATATCATGTTCTAATTCAGGGGCGGAGCTAGAAATTATTTTGGGAAGGACtaacatgaaaaatataaattaaaaagaaagaaaatttaaaaattaaaaaagggttaaactaaaaaattaaaaacttaacaCATACATTTTATTAGTTTGGGGGGCCATTGCCCCCTTGCTCATAACGTGGCTCCGCCACTGTTCTAATTGTTTCATGTCCCATATTCATAtctgttagaaacaagagaccaATCTAAAAGAAAGTATTTTGTGTGTTATTCAGTACGAGGAAAAGTACAATGTACAAGGCGTATATATAGTTGCTAgtagaatcaaaataataaaagcatagaatcttacaattaatatacaaatacgCTATATAAGTACAAAtgatactaattgatctaattcgattctaatgattctcttaacatcccccctcaaactcaagtgggagCTAAGGATACCATCTTGAGTTTGGATAACAGAGTCCAAAAAGATCGAGTCAGATGATGAGCATTCGTGAACATATCAACAGTCTGATCCAGTGTTCCAACAGCGATGAGACGAACAACACCAATAAGGATATGTTGTCGAACAAAGTGACAATCATTCTCAATGTATTTGGTGCGTTCACGAAACACATCATTATGGAAAATCTGAATAGCACAATGGTTATCACAAAAAACATCAGTTGTGGATGACTGGGGAGCACCCAAAGCTTCGAGAAGCCAACGAATCGAGATAACTTCAACAGTGGTGTCAACGAGAGCATGGTATTTAGTTTCTGTGCTTGATCGAGCAGTGAATGTTTGCTTCTCAGCTCGCCAGGAAATGAGAGAGTcgccaagaaacaaacaataaccaGTAGTGGAACGACAATCAGCGGGATCACCAGCCCAATCAGCATTTGAGTACGCCTGAAGGGATAAAGATGAATGGGCAGAAAAATAAAGGTCATGGAATAGGGTACCTTTGATGTAGCGAATAATGCGAAAAACTGCCGCATAGTGAGTAGTACGAGGAGCTGACAAGAACTGACAAAGAACATGAACCGGATAGGTGATATCTGGTCGGGTGATAGTTAAGTAGACGAGTCTTCCAATTAACTATCGATAAAGAGTAGGATTATCCAAAACAGTGCCATCCATAGGAGTAAAATGAACATTAGGCTCAAGAGGAGTAGACTCAGTGCGACTATCTGTAATTTCGGCTCAAGCAAGAAGATCTGAAGCATATTTAGCTTGAGAGAGATAGATGCCATCATCGGTGGATATGACTTCTAGACCAAGAAAATAGCTGAGAGAATCaaaatctttcatctcaaaagtATGTTGAAGGGATTCCTTGAGATCAGAGATACCATCAACATCATCTGCAATaatgatcatgtcatcaacatacagAAGTAGAAGAACAACTCCACGTTCGCTTTTACAAATGAAGAGACCATTCTCATGAGGGCTGCAAGTGAAATCAAAATTGCATATGGTAGTGCTGAACTTATTAAACCATTGACGAGGAGCTTGCTTAAGTCCATAGAGTGCCTTGGGAATGAGACAAACTTTGCTAGAAGAACAAGGATAACCCGGAGGGCGTTTCATATAgaccttctttttcaaatctccaTTAAGGAATGCATTCTTCACGTCCATCTTACTAAGAGACCATTCTTTGACCGCAGCAATGGCAAAAAGAGCCCGAACAGATGTAAGACGAGCAACAGGAGCAAAAGTCTTTTCATAGTCAATACCATACTCTTGCGTACAATCCTGAGCAACCAATCGTACCTTATAACGGTCAATAAAATCATGAGAACAGGTCTTGATCTTGTATACCCATCCGCTTCCCACAACTTCCTGATTGGAAGGAGGATCAATCAAATCCCAAGTGTGTGCCTTTTCAAGTAACTGTATTTCTTCCTACATTGCTTGTTGCCAATGTGAATTTGTGGATGCTTCTCAGAATGACTTAGATTCATGTTGAtgaataatattagaaaaaccATGATAATCAAGAAGATGAGAAGGTGAATTTTTTACCCTACAAGAACGAGTGGAAGGAGGAAGCATGACGGTAGGAGCAGAATTGTCGTCCAATTTGGAATCATCGAGAGATGGAGAAGGCGGATGTAAAACCCgagaaattagtaaataattagccaataaaataattataaacaaaaaaattagaaaataaaattttatagtttaatggagtagagaaaattaaaataagaattttgacaccaattttaaaagatttggcccaaaattgaaTCGAACGGACCGAACCGGACGAACCGGGCTCGTattgggcccaagacccaacccACCACACTAAATCAAATAAGCTTCAACTCCTTCTTCCCCTTACCACAATGAAACACGCTGAAAAACTGAATTTGGGGAAGGGAAGGATAGTTCCATGAAACCTAACCCTTGCTCATaattcaaaccaccataactctCCGCTcagagctccgatcgccgcactgTTTGCGGTCATGCGTCCAGTGCGTCGAGTTCTATGATTctattggatcaatttcataGGTAAACTTTAATCTCAACTCAGATTCTCTACCCATTTTATTTTAAGAGAATTGTGAGCCGTTATGTTGAGATTTTGTCGATTTTGATATTCTAGGTTTGATTTAGCTTGTGGAACTTATCGGGCTTGGATTGTTTTTCCCGTGGGTAAGGTAAGAACTACTAACCCTAGTTAATTCTTTGATTTAGTGAGTTAGGAATTAAATTGGGTATGTATATATGACAATTGTGTTAGGTGTATGAATATATGTGAGATGGAGTAAGAATTGAATATACTAGAGGCTTGATTGGAAGCTTGAGAAGCTGAATTGTGGTTAGAAAGGCTTGAAAGCTTGCTTTGTGGAGGTGTCTCAGGTTATACGTGAAAATCGGCCAatgtatggtttaggtttctcgtatttaatatCTAATGTCTTGTTAAAACTTAGGTTAGATGACCATAGAATCGGAATGAATGTATTAGTATGAGAATTGTTTAGTGCTTTAATGAGTCATAATGAATCAGGTTGAGTTTTGGTTATTGTTGATGTTGGTGACAAAATGTTGAATGATAAATTGTGGATGTTTGATAAGGTATGAGAGTGAATGTGTGTCTGTGATGAATTTTGTTGATTTAAAAGATGAATTCTAATTATGGGATTGTGCATATAGGAGTATAATTAATTGAGATAAGATGTGGAGGTTTGGTATTTGAAATGGTATGTTGTTGTGCAGAACATGTGTGTAGAAAGTGTGATTTGAGTTTGGCTTTTAAAGGAAATAGAGGTTTTGAGTTTTGTGTGAAATTAGTTTTTAGCCAAACTTTGGTGAGGCATAACTTGGCTTTTGGACCCCAAATGATTCCAAATTTGTTTCATAAATTGGGTTCGCAAAGTCTACACTGTTTGAAGAACagagaaaaatgatttaaaacaaaaaagttatgtgCATCGAAAGTTTAGGATTTAAATCTAACTCCTGCAGATTTCAGACTTATccaatttttggaaaaacgtacgctcacgcgtacgcgtggcatgaAAATTTCGTGCACGCATACACTGCATTCGCGGACTGTTGCCACCAAGGTTTCGAAAATCGAACCGGTCATCGAATCGCTCTGgtcactggttcactggttcataggttcaaccggttcgaccGTGGTTGAACCGAAAaaaccgttttataataaaataataaataaaatataaataaacacattaaaacataattatagtttaatataaactttaaaatatcatccaaattaaaagtactaTATAAACTAGAATGTTATGATCTCATTCAAGTACAAACTCAaaagtcaaataacaaaaataaccaACTAAACATAAAATGCTAACTTCCAAGTTTGTTATCAATCATATTTATTCATATTCACAATtttatcacattcattcatattCACAATCCCTTGCCTTATTCAGCAGCACAAAAGTTGAAAATTGAATTCAGTGAAACCATTTATGCACTTGAAATGAAAATGGCAAATAAAACACCTACTCACATAAGCAACAACATCCTCTACATGTTACAATTTAATATTACAAAGGGTACTATAGTTATGCCCATTAGAATTACTTAGTGTTTTAAGAGTATAGATAAGAGACATTTATCAATATATTAAAGGAATTAATGAATTGATATTGAACTTGAGTTCAATTTAGAATTTCTCTCCCTAACTCAAAGAAGGAGTTCTAATATTGGTGCTCTCATTGAGAGgtttcttccatttttcatGGAAAATCAAATAACTCAAGAATCTGAAGATGAAAAAGATGGTTATGGATGGACAATATGTACTGAACAATACTGGAATGCCAGAGAAACACCTGAGGAGCAGAGATTCGTAGAGGTGGAAAGAGGTTTGAAAGAGCTCTAAGATTTCTATCATTGCTACCAACCGGATATGGGTCCAAGCTTGCAAGAAATTTGCTAGAATGAAGTTGCAGAATGGAAAATTGAGTGGGAAGAGATTAAAGCTAGACTAAGGCAACAACAGCAACCACCACAAATCGATCAAGAAGCAACCAAATCTCAGCTATCAACAGAACAAGACTCGCAGCAGCATCAAcagaaattcaagaaaaaagagAGGCCGAAATCGATGCAAATTCAGATTCAACAAGCAATTTAgcaacaaatccaacaacagATCACAAATTCAATTTCACAAGATCAGTTCACAAATCAACAAGTCCAGAATATGAAATTGACGAAGAAGAAAAATCAGatttcaattttgaatttcaaccaCAACAACAATAAGAAGAATCAAACAGAAATTGCAAATCAAGAacgaattcaaaattcaataaaaaataactctaaattcagaaaatcaagaacaaataaaaaaacaacccaacaaaagaatcaagaaTAACCCAACCAAAgaacaaatcaaaatcaacaataGGGAGGACGACTgaaggataaaaataaatcagAATCAAAGCAACAATCAGAATTAAAAAGTTCAGAATAAAAACAAAtcagaatcaaaatcaaatagAGGCTCAATTACAGATTCAAATGCAAGGAAGGATGACGGCGCTGGAAACGAAGAGCTGGCGATGAAGGCAGGAACAGAGATGGAGGCGGCGACGGTGGAACAGAGCTTCGCGACGGAGGCAGTAGGCGAGCCCGATGACTATGCTTCCATTGCTGAGAGTCTGAGACGTTAGCTGAGTGAGAAACCGAGTGAGCTTCGAAGCTCCAACTAGCGACGGCGTCAGGAATAGTCCGGCGGCTGAACAGAAGGGAGACAGAGACACCGAGTGACCAAGACAAGGAGCAGTGGTGGAGCACCTTCGAACCGAGTGACCAACAGAGCTAGCGGCGGCGTGGGTGCGCGACGGAGGCTTCGATGTTCCCACCGTGGCTGCGCGATGAAAGGGAAGGAAGGTTGCGATGGCTGCTGCGTGATGGGGGGAAAGGGAGCGAGCTGATGGTGGCTGTTCGAAGGACGACGGCGGCGGCACGAGGAGGTGGCTGGATGGAGGTGAGGGACGACGAGCTCGATGAGATTGGGAGGAGCCCCGTGTGAGAGAGGCGTTCTAAGTTCTGGAAGCTGGATTTGGTTGGGGGCTAGGGCTTTCTGGAGGCTGAAACAATGAAACGGCAACGTTtggctgggcattcaaaaaaCCGGTCGGGTCAcggttcggttcgaccgacCGGTTCCTGACCGGTTCACCGGTTCAAATTCGATTTTTGAAATTTCCGGTTTTGCTGTTTACCCGAATCGTTTTTCTCAGCGGTTCACGGTTAAACCGATTCGACCGGCCGGTCCGAACCGGTTTTCAGGACCTTGGTTGCCACTGCCTTCCCCATATGCGTATGCGAAGAAGCTTATGCATACGCGTATTGGGCCAGAATGCATGTCCACGTGTACATGTGACATGAGGTGCTTGCGTACGCGAAATGTCCTTGTGCGACTGGATGCTTCTGTTAGgtacccatgcgtacgcgtaatAAGGGAATGCGTACGCGTAATGGGTTATATACGCGCTCACGCGTATGCGTAACTCCCCTGTTTTTAGCAAAAtcattttgtgttttaaaactCAATTTTGAACTTTCAAACCTCCGTTTTACCCTTTTAGCCCTAGAACATAATGATAAGCTTAGTTATAAGTTGGAGATAGGAAATAGAGGTAATTTGGGAGTGAAGTAAATGTTAAAAATGAGGAATTGTATAAGAAGGAGGTGCACGTATGAATGAGTTCTGATGCTAAGGTTTGAATGATTGATTTTCTACAAGTAATATGAAATGTATATGGCAAGTAAGAGAGTAATGCAAGAAATTGAGAAttgattatattaattaattgagaATAATAGAGCATATGATTAATGAGTAAGTGATTATGATTTATTGAGGAAGTGAGGTAATGTCGCGAGTATGCTGGAGATGTATATGTGAGTTAAAAGTTAAGTATTTTGAGTTTGGGGTACTGTCCTTCTCACGTCAGCCGGAAATTTTTCCCATGGATAATATTGAGTTTGGGAGTGTTATCTCCCTCAAGTTAGTTTGGGGTATTACTTTCTCCATGTCAGCTTAGGGGTGTTGTCTCTTCTCCCCATGTCAGCTTGGGACTCTTTCCATGGATGTTATTGAGCTTGGGGGGATCTCTTCCCCATGTCAGTTTGGGGATTCTCCCCATGGTGTATTTTTGAGCTTGAGAACATATCGGGATGACTACGTAACTGATATGTGATATCAACAGCTATAGGACGCATTTGTATGTATGGCTTGTTTGTGCATTAATTGAGATTGCCTAATTGATTATAATATGCTAATTATTGtcataattgatatttttattatctgtATTCTACCTGTGCTTGCTTTGTCTGCTTGTTTGTCCTTGTATTTACCGGAGATGGAGGAATAGAGGGAATAGTGGAAAAGACTTAGTATTAAGGTCAGGTTTAAGCTAGGTTTAGATATTCTTAGAAGACCACCCTTTTATGGTTTCTATTTGATAACTTAAGCTTTaaaatctgagtgtcggcattctaggactgcctctggcattcccaggaccttatatcttatacgtggcacctttaccatgctgagaacctccagttctcacccccatactgtgttgttattttttgaTGCAAGTCGAGAGGAacctcgctaggcgtctggacTGCTGAAGCGGAGCGATTTCTGGGTTCTTATGTTATTTagtttatgtatatatgtacttaACTTTCTCTCCAagaaacttgtttattttgtccCTCTTAGATGTTCAAAGAGAGTTAAGGTTTTATCTCTAAATGTTAGGTATTTTgggatatgtatatatgtatataaatattctccggccaacTTTGGCTTCGAAGGCTGAGTTGAGAGCTAGTTATTTTGTATCCTTGACTCTCTACTCTCACTTTCCGTCTATTTACACTTATTATCTTTATatttcttagcacgcaagttaTCTTGTTTCCTGAACGTTGCACTTTTGGTTTGCGTTTTTGTTTTACCCATTTTCCAAAGCTCCTAATTAAATATCTCTTtcactattatatatatatatatatatatatatatatacctaatGCAGATGATGTTTTGCAAGGCTATAAATAATCTGCAATTGCTTCATTAACCGCcaaattcttctttttattattgtttctcAGGAAAACAACGTTGATCTTTACATAAATGGACACGATCACTGCCTACAGCACATAAGCAGTCTTGAAAGGTTTGTTAtgtattaatcataataaactTGTGCCTACTTGCATATACCTGTGCTTCACACATCTTTTCATTTGAAAGGGACACGAGGAATAATATATACGTTggaattaaacaaaattatagcatAATAATAGATATGTATGTGCATGAATTTCAGCAGTCCAATCCAGTTTTTAACTAGCGGTGGTGGGTCAAAGGCATGGAGgggtgattaaaaaataattttgttgttatttttttgaaattattttaaaaaataattataaaaaattataagaaaagaagagaatcaTTTTagtgttagatttgattttcttgCCATTTGTCAATATTTTACTTGTACGTCAAATTTATGCCATCTTTAGTCATCAAAACTAAAGCCaccaatatatttaaaatttttcctcCAATATATATATGGAAAATGGGCCAAAACTTGTCAGATCGGTCCGTGTAACTCGCAAAAAAGACAGACCGACGAAAAATTTGAAACTATCATAATTAAAAAGCTCGCCTAACCTGTACCGCCTAATTCACAAACTTTGGCGGGATGGGGCAGACTTCTCCGGTAGGactggtaatttttttttgtaattaaagatgataattgaagatattttaaattataattttaattatgttcTATATTTGATTGATTAGAGACTTGAAAATgattaattatatgttttggacAATGTTTATTTTAGGGTAACGTACTAAATTGGTCCCTATATTTGGGCGTAATTCTGTTTTAGTCCTTAAGATTTAAAACAtcctatttgaatccaaaaaagtttcatttagctTCAATGTAGTCCTACTGTGatgtcaaagttaaataattaacagaaTGTCCTGCATAACAGCAGTATAAAAACAAGATCAATAATctggagaacaagtacaagctccagaggcacaaaatcaaccgtgaatacatcaatacatttattaatcattctctttagttctatagaaaatatttcatttaaattgtaaaaagaatgataaataaatgtatttatatatctacagttgattttgtgcctctagAGCTTGTACTTATTTTCTAGATTATTGACCTTTTTCTTGTACTATTGTCATGTAGGACATTCtgttatttatttaactttgacctcatAGTGAGACTAtattaaaactaaatgaaatttttttgaattcaaatacgATACTTTAAATATTAAGGACTAAAATATGATTACATTTAAACATAGGGGATAAATTTAGTGCtttatcctttattttatttatacaaCNtatatatattattaaatatttaataatttattaataaataataaaaaaataaattaaaaaaattagcgaACTTAATCCATCAACCTGCCAAAATCTACCGTTAAACaggatgaaaaagaaatttagaattAAGTAACACTAGCTAGTTTGTATGATTTTCACAACCCTGACCTAAAGAGAAGAAGTAGGCATGATTATTGTTTACCGTATCTTTCTTGGGGACAGTGGAGTCAGGATGGCCATAATTTTGTCCGTCTTTATTATCATAGAGGACACGAAGTGACATGATATGACTATTATACCCCACTGTGATTGCTGTCATCCTTGGGTAAGATCCATCTTCGCGCAATTCGTCTTCACTGCTTGTGCCTCCCACATGTTTCTTTTTATCACTATTATTCCACCACTTCGGATCCATAACTGTCTTTCAGACTCACTTCTTCTTAAGTCTCTGTTAccttatatgcatgcatatatacatttctatcaaattaattatatgaGACTATGGAagtctttttattatattagtaaGTAGACctagataaatatatatatattcttcttAAGTCTCTAATAATATTTACTTATGTTTCATTGAGGTGAATAACTGGAAAATTTTATGAATACAAATTCTAGCTgtctataaaaatatataagaaattTATAATCTACTACGAATTTTTTTCTGACAGTTTCATTGCAATCAAGACCTTTTTAGGTCTTATTTGACTCTTTCAAGGTGGAACCTTATTATAAATACTAAAACACATAAACgaaaaaaaatgcttgaagggaaaaaaagaaaaagaaaaagatcaaatacttttatttttttaataatatttcagAATGGTTTTGAAATAGTTTTTGTAGTTGAATACTtagatttttaacaaaattttataggGAGTAATTCAGATAAAGACGttgaaaatgtaattttttaaagatgttgttcagtaattaaaatttaatatgtataatcaattaaatcatgttatttttatcaaaattaggctagacaaattgatttaacaaaaaaaatggtgaatcaaatcttgaactgatctaa from Arachis duranensis cultivar V14167 chromosome 4, aradu.V14167.gnm2.J7QH, whole genome shotgun sequence encodes:
- the LOC127746709 gene encoding uncharacterized protein LOC127746709, which produces MDPKWWNNSDKKKHVGGTSSEDELREDGSYPRMTAITVGYNSHIMSLRVLYDNKDGQNYGHPDSTVPKKDTLKLGKKEYLIGVSGHYSQPGSANGGPPRRIRSLTLTRNNNKNKSYGVQEGEAFDLTCANVQIVGFHVRGSPDLESIGVIYHRDLINILKGKTNVQASRPRGPDSALGKYGSDLTEQAKARKLDPVIGRSNEIDSCIEILCKRSSNNPLLIGEAGVGKTVISHG